The following proteins are encoded in a genomic region of Stutzerimonas balearica DSM 6083:
- a CDS encoding peptidoglycan-binding domain-containing protein has translation MEGAKAALNNYSDSDVDRFNAMVADYNSRCGRFRYRSGALERARRDVEPYRGQLQAEGRSRFARGPSTGSLSAPAPAPAPAPARPAPDATVQAIQRKLNELGYSAGPADGLMGRGTRAAIIAFQQDRGLAATGVADQALLLQLQQAPTRSSRPQPESRPTTTSVQLSAAESASLEAACSTDKYVNGPAAYRACVERQKAALAAGVRRPNLSVLSSAEQQSIEAACSTDKYVNGPAAYNECLANQLAAMSGQGARRPDLSRLSSPERQSIEAACSTDKYVNGPAAYNRCLNNQLVALERQGGRPDLSRLSTTERNSIEAACSTDKYVNGPAAYNRCLSQQLARLRN, from the coding sequence ATGGAGGGCGCGAAGGCCGCTCTCAACAACTACAGCGACTCCGATGTCGATCGGTTCAATGCCATGGTGGCTGACTACAACAGTCGCTGTGGCCGTTTCCGCTATAGAAGCGGTGCTTTGGAGAGGGCACGCCGTGACGTTGAGCCGTATCGGGGCCAACTTCAGGCAGAAGGAAGGAGCCGATTCGCTCGCGGTCCATCCACTGGCTCCCTGTCGGCACCAGCACCAGCACCAGCACCAGCGCCCGCGCGTCCTGCTCCGGATGCGACTGTACAAGCTATTCAACGGAAGCTTAATGAACTTGGCTACAGTGCCGGCCCCGCCGATGGGCTGATGGGAAGGGGCACTCGTGCTGCCATCATCGCTTTTCAGCAAGACAGGGGGTTAGCCGCCACGGGTGTCGCAGATCAAGCGTTGCTTCTCCAGCTTCAGCAAGCTCCTACCCGCTCGTCACGACCACAGCCAGAGAGCCGTCCAACCACCACATCTGTGCAGTTATCAGCTGCAGAATCTGCATCGCTAGAAGCGGCATGCTCGACTGACAAATATGTGAATGGGCCGGCTGCTTATCGTGCATGTGTTGAAAGGCAGAAGGCAGCTTTGGCCGCGGGTGTAAGACGACCGAATTTAAGCGTCCTGTCCTCGGCCGAGCAGCAATCCATTGAGGCGGCATGCTCCACAGACAAGTACGTCAACGGACCTGCTGCTTATAACGAGTGCCTGGCAAATCAACTCGCAGCAATGTCCGGTCAGGGAGCTAGGCGTCCTGATTTGTCCCGACTCTCATCCCCTGAGAGGCAATCGATTGAAGCTGCGTGCTCAACGGATAAGTACGTCAACGGACCAGCGGCTTACAACAGATGCCTCAACAATCAACTCGTAGCGTTGGAACGACAGGGTGGGCGACCAGATCTATCAAGACTTTCAACTACAGAGAGAAATTCAATCGAGGCCGCCTGCTCAACAGACAAGTATGTCAATGGTCCGGCCGCGTACAACCGCTGTCTGTCTCAGCAGTTGGCAAGACTACGTAATTAG
- a CDS encoding Hsp70 family protein: MKYVGIDLGTTNSAICSFDGESIRLYKSPEQHDVTPSAIFIDRRGNKYVGSRAYNNAARNPDNAAVLFKRLIGTSTPVKLPAVNLTMTPEECSAEVLRALYGYLPEEIRGDGDTGTVITVPAAFNQMQKDSTMAAADAAGLGRVALMQEPVAAVMSVMRQRKNDGVFVVYDLGGGTLDIAIAESISGRVTLLAHGGIAMCGGRDFDRILFDNIVKPWLLENFDLPEDLTTNPQFKSLLRMATWATEKAKIELSQKEEAVVSLPETELGVRDQAGEEIYIDITIDRKRYDGLIGPKVEESIVSARETLEKAGLSPHDVERVVFVGGPTHYKPLRDKVAFELGIAPSTDVNPMTAVAEGAAVFAESIDWASQSRGRKSARGAISAGGALDLSFNYIARTPDSKAKIVAKLGSAAPAGVEFQIDSLDTGWSSGRIALKDGAGIELNLTKPGDNTFKVFVFDSNGGPVSLREDKIVIARTAASIDAIPASHSVGVEARDKVGGRLSLDYLVREGDQLPKKGKKTFKAGESLKAGSAGSIKFKLWEGDISDPINDNRFIGMFEIKGTDFDDGVIAAGAELICEYEVLDSGNIVLEVSVPSISGSFQSGRNFYSSQEGKVDYTNQAKNIQEQSDHTLQRLDEMASKVDDPRLEQAREKLEQASTIKTDEADPETAKQAMDHVQEAKRLLALTRKEHLKDIRQLELDKAVDFFDKVVRQHARPTEASSFDNLVKTAQRSIDNNSGDFESHLDDLRSRNFMILWRQDWFVIERFKWLAEDTYLFPDAREHAQLVAAGAEALKANDIDKLRAVVAHLDSIRIGSAGEDDMLAGANIVRS; this comes from the coding sequence ATGAAGTACGTCGGTATCGACCTGGGCACGACCAACAGTGCCATCTGCTCTTTCGACGGCGAGTCGATCCGGCTCTACAAGAGTCCAGAACAGCACGACGTCACGCCGTCGGCCATCTTCATCGACCGGCGTGGTAACAAGTACGTCGGTTCGCGCGCCTACAACAATGCCGCCCGCAATCCAGACAATGCGGCGGTGCTGTTCAAGCGGCTCATAGGTACGAGCACGCCGGTCAAGCTGCCGGCGGTGAACCTCACCATGACGCCAGAGGAATGCTCTGCCGAGGTCCTGCGTGCGCTATACGGCTACCTGCCGGAAGAGATTCGGGGCGATGGCGACACCGGCACTGTCATTACAGTTCCAGCCGCGTTCAACCAGATGCAGAAGGACTCGACGATGGCTGCCGCTGATGCGGCTGGGCTCGGGCGTGTGGCCTTGATGCAAGAACCGGTAGCCGCCGTGATGAGCGTCATGCGGCAGCGAAAGAACGACGGTGTATTTGTTGTCTACGACCTCGGCGGTGGAACGCTCGACATCGCAATTGCAGAGAGCATTTCCGGCCGTGTGACACTTCTCGCACACGGTGGCATCGCCATGTGCGGCGGCCGCGACTTCGACCGGATTCTGTTCGACAACATCGTGAAGCCGTGGCTGCTGGAAAACTTTGATCTTCCGGAAGACTTGACGACCAATCCACAGTTCAAGTCCCTGCTGCGTATGGCCACGTGGGCGACAGAGAAGGCAAAGATCGAGTTGTCGCAGAAGGAAGAGGCCGTCGTCAGTCTGCCCGAGACCGAACTCGGTGTCCGCGATCAGGCGGGTGAGGAGATCTACATCGACATCACCATTGATCGCAAACGATACGACGGCCTGATCGGACCGAAGGTGGAAGAGTCCATCGTGTCCGCCCGCGAAACCCTCGAAAAGGCTGGATTGAGCCCACACGACGTCGAGCGTGTCGTCTTTGTGGGTGGCCCAACCCACTACAAGCCTTTGCGTGACAAGGTGGCCTTCGAGCTCGGCATTGCCCCGTCCACTGATGTGAATCCGATGACCGCCGTTGCGGAAGGCGCAGCGGTCTTCGCCGAGTCCATCGATTGGGCGTCGCAAAGCCGTGGACGCAAGAGCGCCCGAGGAGCCATCAGCGCCGGTGGCGCGCTTGATCTGTCGTTCAACTACATCGCGCGCACGCCGGACTCGAAGGCAAAGATCGTCGCCAAACTGGGAAGTGCTGCTCCGGCCGGAGTCGAGTTTCAGATCGACAGTCTGGACACCGGGTGGTCCTCCGGACGCATCGCACTGAAGGATGGCGCAGGTATCGAACTCAACCTGACCAAGCCTGGCGATAACACCTTCAAGGTGTTCGTGTTCGATTCCAACGGTGGGCCCGTGTCACTGCGCGAAGACAAGATTGTCATTGCACGCACCGCGGCTAGCATCGATGCAATCCCGGCATCGCATTCCGTCGGCGTGGAAGCGCGCGACAAGGTGGGCGGTCGCTTGAGCTTGGATTATCTCGTTCGTGAGGGCGATCAGCTGCCCAAGAAAGGCAAGAAGACCTTCAAGGCAGGCGAGTCTCTCAAGGCTGGAAGTGCCGGGTCGATCAAGTTCAAGTTGTGGGAGGGCGACATCTCCGACCCCATCAACGACAACCGCTTCATCGGCATGTTCGAGATCAAGGGAACGGATTTCGACGACGGCGTCATTGCCGCCGGTGCCGAGCTGATTTGCGAGTACGAAGTGCTCGACTCTGGCAACATCGTTCTGGAGGTTTCAGTCCCTTCAATCAGCGGTTCGTTCCAGAGCGGGCGTAACTTCTACTCGAGCCAGGAAGGCAAGGTCGACTACACCAACCAGGCGAAGAACATCCAGGAACAGTCGGACCACACCTTGCAGCGGCTCGACGAGATGGCGTCCAAGGTCGATGACCCACGTCTTGAGCAGGCTCGCGAGAAGCTCGAGCAGGCGAGCACTATCAAAACTGACGAGGCCGACCCCGAGACGGCCAAGCAAGCGATGGATCACGTCCAGGAGGCCAAGCGGCTGCTGGCGCTGACCCGCAAGGAGCATCTGAAGGACATTCGCCAGCTGGAACTGGACAAGGCAGTCGATTTCTTCGACAAGGTCGTGCGTCAGCACGCCAGGCCCACCGAAGCTTCGTCTTTCGATAACTTGGTCAAGACGGCGCAGCGCTCGATTGACAACAACAGTGGCGACTTCGAGTCGCACCTGGATGATCTGCGCAGTCGCAACTTCATGATCCTGTGGCGTCAGGACTGGTTCGTCATCGAGCGCTTCAAGTGGCTGGCCGAGGATACCTACCTCTTCCCAGATGCCCGCGAGCATGCCCAGCTGGTGGCTGCGGGAGCGGAGGCGTTGAAGGCCAATGACATCGACAAGCTTCGTGCCGTAGTAGCTCATCTCGACTCCATCCGCATCGGTTCTGCGGGTGAAGACGACATGCTTGCTGGCGCGAACATCGTGCGGAGCTGA
- a CDS encoding ATP-binding protein, with amino-acid sequence MALDAWLPIGFKLPDGAKARVALFEGADWQILETQGGGRALVVRDALADHWLDAGLIDDGTFNAFQFGDQQLRSISCGPSQTLCPVSEAKSPDTKAEALAFALALKATRDIDTDSALQDALYVEKITRLLPTYSISSRAGDDVVLGYWLTGGTSIPATSFRRLRQTMSWLGASHLKDVVQAAGFEVAEIMPLERKPAAPAEKTEVAPVEKVEKVERAEPEPNKVFELAGRPELATFFNEHIVDIILHRDRYKALGIEFPSAVILYGPPGTGKTFAVERLVDFLGWPSFQIDASSVASPYIHETSKKVAQVFDKAMENAPSVLVIDEMEAFLADREMGSGHHRVEEVAEFLRRIPEAVKNEVLIIAMTNRIDMIDPAIQRRGRFDHVIKVDFASEIEVQSLLDKLLSALPKESDVDSKPLAQELAGRPLSDVAFVVREGARLAARSGKERLDQASLLAALRTTPAREREGGEKRRIGFI; translated from the coding sequence ATGGCACTCGATGCGTGGCTTCCCATCGGTTTCAAGTTGCCCGACGGTGCGAAGGCGCGCGTCGCCCTGTTTGAAGGGGCAGACTGGCAGATCCTTGAGACCCAAGGCGGTGGGCGGGCGCTCGTCGTACGCGACGCACTGGCGGATCATTGGCTAGATGCCGGGCTGATCGATGACGGGACCTTCAACGCCTTCCAGTTCGGCGATCAGCAGCTTAGGTCCATCTCCTGCGGTCCGAGCCAGACGCTGTGCCCGGTCAGCGAGGCGAAATCACCCGACACCAAGGCCGAGGCGCTCGCCTTTGCTCTTGCGTTGAAGGCAACACGCGATATCGATACGGATTCGGCGCTCCAGGATGCGCTCTACGTTGAGAAGATCACGCGGCTGCTGCCAACCTACAGCATCAGCTCCAGAGCTGGCGATGACGTCGTGCTCGGCTACTGGCTGACGGGCGGCACCAGCATTCCGGCCACTTCCTTCCGCCGTCTCCGCCAGACCATGAGCTGGCTGGGCGCGAGCCACCTGAAGGATGTCGTGCAGGCGGCAGGCTTCGAAGTCGCGGAAATCATGCCGCTGGAGCGCAAGCCAGCGGCTCCTGCCGAAAAGACGGAAGTTGCTCCCGTCGAGAAGGTGGAGAAAGTCGAACGCGCCGAGCCGGAGCCCAACAAGGTCTTCGAACTCGCCGGGCGTCCCGAACTTGCGACCTTCTTCAACGAGCACATCGTCGACATCATTCTGCACCGCGACCGCTACAAGGCGCTCGGTATTGAATTCCCATCAGCCGTGATCCTGTACGGCCCTCCAGGCACCGGCAAGACCTTCGCGGTCGAGCGACTGGTTGATTTCCTCGGGTGGCCAAGCTTCCAGATCGACGCATCCAGCGTGGCCAGCCCGTACATCCACGAGACCAGCAAGAAGGTCGCACAGGTGTTCGACAAGGCGATGGAAAACGCGCCATCAGTTCTCGTGATCGACGAGATGGAGGCGTTTCTTGCTGACCGCGAAATGGGATCGGGCCATCACCGCGTCGAAGAGGTGGCTGAGTTCCTGCGGCGCATCCCGGAGGCCGTGAAGAACGAGGTATTGATCATCGCGATGACGAACCGAATCGACATGATCGACCCCGCCATCCAGCGCCGGGGACGCTTCGATCATGTCATCAAGGTGGACTTTGCAAGCGAGATCGAGGTGCAGTCGCTGCTGGACAAGCTGCTGTCAGCTTTGCCGAAGGAGTCAGACGTGGACTCCAAGCCGCTGGCGCAAGAACTCGCTGGACGACCGTTGTCCGACGTTGCTTTCGTTGTGCGGGAAGGTGCAAGGCTCGCAGCACGCTCTGGCAAGGAAAGGCTGGACCAGGCCAGTCTGCTGGCGGCTTTGCGCACAACACCTGCACGGGAACGTGAAGGCGGCGAAAAGCGGCGCATAGGATTTATCTAA
- a CDS encoding RDD family protein codes for MAYEDPNAPSPVSANYVQESSSPVDQSKSFLGGKHHPWRRLFARTVDICTAGFVLFLLLIFAFSAAMPVQAAGFAKAVENPIVASIVLYLVWLPAEALLLSLFGTTPAKWLFGIKIAHPGGNLLSFSEALNRSFLVFVQGVGFGIPFVALFTQLFAYRRLTKTGTTLWDTSAGAVVLHKKWGVVRALVCTAAVFAVLILMSALNAVGNR; via the coding sequence ATGGCCTACGAAGACCCCAACGCACCGTCGCCTGTCTCCGCTAACTACGTCCAGGAATCAAGTTCACCCGTTGATCAAAGCAAGAGTTTTCTTGGAGGGAAGCATCACCCATGGAGAAGGCTGTTTGCTCGCACGGTTGACATCTGCACGGCTGGATTTGTGTTGTTTCTTCTCTTGATATTCGCTTTCAGCGCGGCGATGCCCGTACAGGCGGCGGGCTTCGCAAAGGCAGTAGAGAACCCAATTGTCGCCAGTATCGTGCTGTATCTGGTTTGGTTGCCTGCCGAGGCTTTGTTGCTATCGTTGTTTGGGACCACCCCGGCAAAGTGGCTGTTCGGCATCAAGATCGCACACCCAGGTGGCAACTTGCTGTCGTTTTCTGAGGCGCTGAATCGCTCATTTCTGGTCTTTGTTCAGGGCGTGGGCTTTGGCATTCCATTCGTCGCACTTTTCACCCAACTGTTCGCGTATCGGCGGCTCACGAAAACGGGCACGACGTTGTGGGATACATCTGCCGGCGCAGTGGTACTCCACAAAAAATGGGGGGTGGTTCGCGCGCTTGTGTGTACCGCCGCCGTCTTTGCTGTGCTGATTTTGATGAGCGCATTGAACGCCGTAGGAAATCGATAA